Proteins encoded in a region of the Ruegeria sp. AD91A genome:
- a CDS encoding SemiSWEET family sugar transporter yields the protein MEHLIGGAAAVLGTICWLPQTLKTWRSRETKDLSLPANLLILTTLTLWLIYGLMISAWPLILGNVISILLVGAIVTAKLKFG from the coding sequence ATGGAACATCTGATCGGAGGGGCGGCTGCGGTTCTGGGTACCATCTGCTGGTTGCCGCAGACCCTGAAAACCTGGCGCAGCCGCGAGACCAAGGATTTGTCTCTGCCCGCAAACCTGTTGATTCTGACCACCCTGACTTTGTGGCTGATCTATGGGTTGATGATCTCGGCGTGGCCGCTGATCCTCGGCAATGTGATATCGATCCTTCTTGTCGGTGCGATTGTGACCGCGAAATTGAAGTTCGGCTGA
- a CDS encoding sigma-70 family RNA polymerase sigma factor, which yields MFTEIDTVTLDEPAAQPAALQPRREKKRIKGGRVNGTNGRRETRTEWVDHVRRIRDEQDQAAFAELFQHFAPRIKAFLMKSGSDAAMAEECAQEVMATLWRKSHLFDPTRATVATWVFTIARNKRIDVLRKQRRPEPEDLWWGPEAEPEQDDVIALQQETAQLRTALTALPDAQRELIEKAYFGDLSHREIASQTGLPLGTIKSRIRLALDRLRHAMN from the coding sequence ATGTTTACCGAGATCGATACCGTGACCTTGGACGAACCTGCGGCTCAACCGGCCGCCCTTCAGCCTCGGCGCGAAAAGAAACGCATCAAGGGTGGACGGGTGAACGGAACCAACGGCAGGCGCGAGACGAGAACCGAATGGGTGGATCACGTCAGGCGCATCCGCGACGAGCAGGATCAGGCGGCATTTGCCGAGCTGTTCCAGCATTTCGCGCCGCGCATCAAGGCGTTCCTGATGAAGTCAGGGTCAGACGCCGCGATGGCGGAAGAGTGCGCCCAAGAGGTGATGGCGACCTTATGGCGCAAGTCCCATCTGTTCGACCCGACGCGGGCAACGGTGGCCACCTGGGTGTTCACGATCGCTCGGAACAAGCGCATTGACGTTCTGCGCAAGCAACGCCGTCCCGAACCCGAAGATCTGTGGTGGGGTCCCGAGGCCGAGCCTGAGCAGGACGATGTCATCGCGCTGCAACAGGAAACCGCGCAGCTGCGCACCGCTTTGACGGCGTTGCCGGACGCGCAGAGAGAACTGATCGAAAAGGCGTATTTCGGTGATCTGAGCCATCGGGAAATCGCGTCACAGACCGGCTTGCCGCTGGGAACGATCAAATCACGAATTAGGCTGGCGCTGGACCGCTTGCGCCATGCGATGAACTGA
- a CDS encoding DUF1365 domain-containing protein yields MTQEIDHIAGHTYHGRKGAIENAFRYSVDYILLDPEAAQNTPLLFSVDRANVTNWRTRDHGGESGRGEGALWLRARFEEMSVQQPARFELLTQPRVFGHVFNPVSFWFCFDDSDHLYAVVAEVTNTYGTRHSYLCHKPDFSAIEPTDRVVADKLMHVSPFQKIEGSYTFRFDYRPDRVGVWIDYGRAGGGLIATLSGPRQPLTNRVILWSLLRRPFGARRTFALIVWQAFRLWLKKATFRPFRRQPVPDQPVSRARH; encoded by the coding sequence ATGACGCAGGAAATAGACCATATCGCGGGCCACACCTACCACGGGCGCAAGGGCGCGATCGAAAACGCGTTTCGTTACTCGGTCGACTACATTCTGCTGGATCCCGAAGCAGCACAGAACACGCCCTTGCTGTTTTCGGTTGATCGCGCGAATGTCACGAACTGGCGCACCAGAGATCATGGAGGAGAGTCAGGTCGGGGCGAAGGCGCGCTTTGGCTGCGTGCGCGTTTTGAAGAGATGTCGGTACAACAACCGGCGCGCTTCGAGTTGCTGACCCAACCCCGCGTTTTTGGGCACGTCTTTAATCCCGTCAGTTTTTGGTTCTGTTTTGACGACAGTGACCATCTTTATGCGGTGGTCGCCGAAGTCACCAATACTTATGGCACCCGCCATAGCTACCTGTGTCACAAACCTGATTTCTCGGCCATCGAACCGACTGACAGGGTGGTGGCGGACAAGCTGATGCATGTCTCACCGTTTCAGAAGATCGAAGGCAGTTATACGTTCCGCTTTGACTATCGCCCGGATCGGGTCGGCGTCTGGATCGACTATGGCCGCGCTGGTGGTGGGCTGATCGCGACGCTGTCCGGACCGCGGCAGCCCCTGACCAACCGGGTGATCCTGTGGTCCTTGCTGCGGCGACCATTTGGCGCCCGGAGAACCTTTGCACTGATCGTCTGGCAGGCTTTCAGGCTGTGGTTGAAAAAAGCAACCTTTCGCCCGTTTCGCAGGCAACCGGTACCGGACCAGCCGGTTTCACGGGCGCGGCACTAG
- a CDS encoding DUF1127 domain-containing protein, with amino-acid sequence MSHTQTFAGRGGLLDGLFSNYADAKVEHFRRRIFSKTVRDLEKLDDLQLADIGVQRDQIKQCAYESVYNNKPYRQ; translated from the coding sequence ATGTCACATACACAAACGTTCGCAGGCCGGGGTGGCCTGCTTGACGGTCTGTTTTCAAACTATGCGGATGCAAAGGTTGAGCATTTCCGCCGCCGGATTTTCTCGAAAACCGTGCGGGATCTGGAAAAGCTTGATGACCTGCAACTGGCCGATATCGGCGTCCAGCGGGATCAGATCAAACAATGCGCATATGAGAGTGTTTATAACAACAAGCCTTACCGGCAGTGA
- a CDS encoding glutathione S-transferase family protein yields the protein MQLYYAPRTISVAVAIALEEAGLEYEAIKLDFAGGEQTKPAYKQINPKGRVPALVVDGGILTETGALLEFVAAKAPEAGLVPPDPVMAARMRVVMFYLASTMHVNHAHKLRGHRWADKKSSWKDMKDKVAQTMTESCTYISLSGLRGPFVLGEAFSLADAYLFVVCSWLEGDGVDVSAFSKIVAFREAMEARPSVQAVRAAGML from the coding sequence ATGCAGCTCTACTATGCACCCCGTACCATCTCGGTCGCTGTTGCGATTGCCCTGGAAGAGGCCGGACTGGAATACGAAGCAATCAAGCTCGACTTCGCCGGGGGCGAGCAGACGAAACCGGCCTACAAACAGATCAATCCCAAGGGCCGCGTTCCTGCGCTGGTCGTTGATGGAGGCATCCTGACCGAAACCGGGGCTTTGCTGGAGTTTGTTGCCGCCAAGGCCCCCGAAGCAGGGCTGGTGCCTCCCGATCCGGTGATGGCCGCGCGGATGCGCGTAGTGATGTTCTACCTTGCCTCGACCATGCATGTGAATCATGCGCACAAGTTGCGCGGGCACCGCTGGGCCGACAAGAAATCCAGCTGGAAGGACATGAAAGACAAGGTCGCGCAAACGATGACCGAATCCTGCACTTACATCTCGTTGAGCGGGCTGCGTGGACCATTTGTGCTGGGCGAGGCGTTCTCGCTGGCCGATGCTTACCTGTTCGTGGTGTGCAGCTGGCTTGAAGGCGACGGAGTCGATGTTTCGGCCTTTTCCAAAATCGTCGCCTTCCGTGAGGCGATGGAGGCACGTCCCTCGGTTCAGGCGGTGCGTGCCGCCGGAATGCTCTGA
- the gcvT gene encoding glycine cleavage system aminomethyltransferase GcvT, whose translation MMTSPKRTPLYDLHVALGGKMVDFAGWEMPVQYPLGIMGEHKQCREKAALFDVSHMGQVILRGENVGEKLEALCPQAYATLKEGKARYGFFTNADGGIMDDLIVSNAGDHYFVVVNAALRHQDIPHMRDNLEGVEVTEIFDRALVAVQGPKAEDVVGALCPVARDLKFMETTLADINGVECRISRLGYTGEDGYEISIPEDKAIEVSKAFLGHEDCEAAGLGARDSLRLEAGLCLYGNDIDQSTSPVEASLGWAMQKRRKEEGGFPGAERIQRELAEGASRKLVGIKPDGRAPARQGVEIQCTEGNTIGQITSGSFGPTVGGPIAMGYVSAGHGEPGEKVNLIIRGKAQPAQIVAMPFVKQNYKR comes from the coding sequence ATCATGACGTCACCGAAACGCACGCCCTTGTATGACCTTCACGTTGCTTTGGGTGGTAAGATGGTTGATTTTGCTGGGTGGGAGATGCCTGTTCAGTATCCTTTGGGGATTATGGGTGAGCATAAGCAGTGCCGAGAGAAGGCGGCGTTGTTTGATGTGTCTCACATGGGTCAGGTTATTCTGCGCGGCGAGAATGTGGGTGAGAAGCTGGAAGCTTTGTGCCCGCAGGCTTATGCGACGCTGAAGGAAGGCAAGGCGCGGTACGGGTTTTTCACCAACGCTGACGGCGGGATCATGGACGATTTGATCGTGTCGAATGCGGGGGATCACTATTTTGTGGTGGTGAACGCGGCGCTGCGGCATCAGGACATTCCGCATATGCGTGACAATCTCGAAGGTGTCGAAGTGACCGAGATCTTCGACCGCGCGCTGGTGGCGGTTCAGGGGCCCAAGGCCGAGGATGTTGTCGGCGCGTTGTGCCCTGTTGCCCGTGACCTGAAGTTCATGGAAACCACCCTTGCTGATATCAACGGTGTCGAGTGCCGCATCTCGCGGCTGGGTTATACCGGCGAGGACGGCTATGAGATCTCGATCCCCGAGGACAAGGCGATCGAAGTTTCGAAAGCCTTCCTGGGGCATGAGGATTGCGAAGCGGCGGGTCTGGGCGCGCGCGACAGCCTGCGGCTTGAGGCGGGGCTGTGCCTGTATGGCAATGACATCGATCAGAGCACCTCGCCGGTCGAGGCGTCTTTGGGCTGGGCGATGCAGAAGCGCCGCAAGGAAGAAGGCGGCTTTCCGGGTGCGGAGCGTATCCAGCGCGAACTGGCCGAGGGGGCATCCCGCAAGCTGGTGGGGATCAAGCCCGACGGCCGTGCTCCGGCGCGCCAGGGTGTGGAAATCCAGTGCACTGAGGGCAACACGATCGGCCAGATCACCTCGGGCAGCTTTGGCCCGACGGTCGGAGGCCCGATCGCGATGGGCTATGTGTCCGCGGGCCATGGCGAGCCGGGCGAGAAGGTGAACCTGATCATCCGGGGCAAGGCGCAACCGGCGCAGATCGTGGCCATGCCCTTCGTCAAACAGAATTACAAGCGTTGA
- a CDS encoding DUF1127 domain-containing protein: protein MFDVIPPTNQSAPAASALLLFDRAMRIRSISPDIVRAAQHLNAMTDHQLSELGINRSDIEDTIQRYI, encoded by the coding sequence ATGTTCGACGTCATACCGCCCACCAATCAATCGGCTCCGGCTGCCAGCGCGCTTTTGCTGTTCGATCGTGCAATGCGAATCCGTTCGATCAGCCCTGATATTGTCCGCGCAGCGCAGCATCTGAATGCAATGACCGATCATCAATTGTCAGAGCTCGGAATCAACCGCAGTGATATCGAAGATACTATCCAGCGGTATATCTAA
- a CDS encoding saccharopine dehydrogenase family protein: MTIHWCGTGLSAIPGLRRLIEGGHKVAVWNRTIEKAKVEVGDLTDDIRAFDTDALGAVLEKGDVIVSMLPGDWHVPLAELAISKGANFVSSSYIAPEMRALDDKAREAGVALVNEVGLDPGIDHLMAHALIDDYRGSDAFDPKNHLSFISYCGGIPKHPNPFRYKFSWSPLGVLKALRSPSKSIRDYAPLDVTRPWDAISSYIAPLPAPESFEVYPNRDSIPFMAQYHFEDHWPVKEFVRGTLRLNGWADAWSDVFTEIETLSGPEGDARLKEMSDQFWEENAYDEGEPDRVVLCVGLKAEKNGIPVWHKTYVMDAWGDERGTAMARLVSIPVSLAVEAVLNRAIPAGVHAAPSDPKLVQGWMSEINRLAQHLQIVDHTA, from the coding sequence ATGACCATTCATTGGTGTGGCACCGGCCTCTCGGCCATTCCCGGCCTGCGCCGCCTGATCGAAGGCGGCCATAAGGTCGCCGTCTGGAACCGGACCATCGAAAAGGCCAAGGTCGAGGTCGGAGACCTGACCGACGACATCCGCGCCTTCGACACCGACGCGCTCGGCGCTGTATTGGAGAAGGGCGATGTGATCGTCTCGATGCTGCCGGGCGACTGGCACGTGCCGCTGGCAGAACTGGCGATTTCGAAAGGAGCCAATTTCGTCTCGTCCTCGTATATCGCGCCCGAGATGCGCGCGCTGGATGACAAGGCGCGCGAGGCCGGTGTCGCACTGGTCAACGAGGTCGGTCTGGACCCGGGCATCGATCACCTGATGGCGCATGCGCTGATCGACGACTACCGCGGTTCTGATGCATTCGATCCGAAAAACCACCTGAGCTTCATCTCATATTGCGGTGGCATTCCCAAACATCCGAACCCGTTCCGATACAAGTTCAGCTGGTCGCCGCTGGGCGTGCTGAAAGCACTGCGGTCGCCGTCGAAGTCGATCCGCGATTACGCGCCGCTGGACGTAACCCGCCCGTGGGATGCAATCAGCAGCTACATTGCCCCGCTGCCAGCGCCGGAAAGCTTCGAAGTCTATCCGAACCGCGACTCGATCCCCTTCATGGCGCAATACCATTTCGAGGATCACTGGCCAGTCAAGGAATTCGTCCGCGGCACCCTGCGCTTGAACGGCTGGGCCGACGCGTGGTCGGATGTGTTCACCGAGATCGAAACCCTGTCTGGTCCCGAAGGAGATGCGCGTCTGAAAGAGATGTCGGACCAGTTCTGGGAGGAAAACGCCTATGACGAAGGCGAGCCTGATCGCGTTGTACTGTGCGTGGGATTGAAGGCCGAGAAAAACGGTATCCCCGTCTGGCACAAGACCTATGTCATGGACGCCTGGGGGGATGAGCGTGGGACGGCGATGGCGCGTCTGGTGTCCATTCCGGTCTCACTTGCCGTCGAGGCCGTATTGAACCGCGCCATCCCGGCCGGAGTTCACGCGGCCCCCAGTGATCCCAAGCTGGTGCAGGGGTGGATGAGCGAAATCAACAGGCTGGCCCAGCATCTGCAAATCGTCGATCACACGGCCTGA
- a CDS encoding Zn-dependent hydrolase — translation MTVDHTRFLTDLHKLREFGASGVGKGVVRPAYSDADIAARQWLAGRMREADLTPQFDPVGNLFGLATGPSLLLGSHSDSQPEGGWLDGALGVIAALEIARSSDRPVSVVSFQDEEGRFGVTTGSAVWSGGLPLEKADVLTDGAGVSFGQARSSMADLAQGFVDPSRFTGFIEMHIEQGPSLDASGGQIGVVTDIVGIRDMSITFEGQQNHAGTTPMHLRRDAFQALSLFNTRLNERFRNVVTPQTVWTIGRVDLHPNASAIVPGRVRFSMQWRDGDADRLARMEEIIRATAHETAEELGLNLDYDPMLGLEPVAMDQTLRRALENGAERVAPNRWRTMPSGALHDATNVSRLMPVAMVFVPSIGGISHDFAEDTAEADLIAGLEVLDHAVRTLST, via the coding sequence ATGACCGTCGATCACACGCGTTTTCTGACCGACCTGCATAAGTTGCGTGAATTCGGTGCATCGGGTGTGGGCAAGGGGGTTGTCCGCCCCGCCTATTCGGACGCGGATATCGCCGCGCGCCAGTGGCTTGCCGGACGTATGCGCGAAGCAGACCTGACCCCGCAGTTTGACCCGGTTGGCAACCTGTTCGGATTGGCGACCGGCCCCTCGCTGCTTTTGGGATCACATTCTGACAGTCAGCCTGAAGGCGGCTGGCTGGATGGTGCGCTGGGCGTCATTGCCGCGCTGGAAATCGCACGTTCCAGCGACCGGCCCGTTTCGGTTGTCAGCTTTCAGGACGAAGAGGGGCGGTTTGGTGTGACCACTGGCTCGGCCGTCTGGTCGGGCGGGTTACCTCTGGAAAAAGCCGATGTGTTGACGGATGGGGCCGGTGTCAGCTTTGGCCAGGCCCGATCATCCATGGCAGACCTGGCGCAAGGTTTCGTGGACCCGTCCCGTTTCACTGGCTTCATAGAGATGCATATCGAACAGGGCCCCTCGCTGGACGCGTCTGGAGGCCAGATTGGCGTGGTCACCGATATCGTTGGCATCCGCGATATGTCGATCACCTTCGAAGGTCAGCAGAATCACGCCGGCACCACTCCCATGCACCTGCGCCGTGACGCATTTCAGGCCCTGTCCCTGTTCAACACCCGGCTCAATGAGCGGTTTCGCAATGTTGTCACCCCGCAGACTGTCTGGACTATCGGGCGGGTCGACCTGCATCCAAACGCATCGGCCATCGTGCCGGGACGGGTTCGCTTCTCGATGCAATGGCGCGATGGTGATGCAGACCGTTTGGCCCGGATGGAGGAGATCATTCGAGCGACAGCTCATGAGACGGCCGAGGAACTGGGACTGAATTTGGACTACGACCCGATGCTGGGGCTGGAACCCGTCGCCATGGATCAAACCTTGCGCCGCGCACTCGAAAACGGTGCGGAGCGGGTCGCTCCGAATAGGTGGCGCACAATGCCGTCAGGGGCCTTGCACGATGCCACCAACGTTTCTCGATTGATGCCGGTCGCGATGGTGTTCGTGCCCTCGATCGGCGGAATCAGCCATGACTTTGCCGAAGATACGGCAGAGGCCGATTTGATTGCGGGGCTCGAAGTTCTGGATCATGCCGTGCGGACACTCTCCACTTGA
- a CDS encoding DUF3775 domain-containing protein, giving the protein MLEISARKVAQIAMMGRELNRAEGEMRAFIERMSEDEQAELVAIMWIGRESFFAEDLAEAIATAKAEASTPCADYLIGTPHMSDHLENGLDALGISAEDVENDLM; this is encoded by the coding sequence ATGTTGGAAATATCGGCAAGAAAGGTCGCTCAGATAGCCATGATGGGGCGCGAGCTAAACCGGGCAGAAGGTGAAATGCGCGCCTTTATCGAACGTATGAGCGAAGACGAGCAAGCCGAACTGGTTGCCATCATGTGGATCGGCCGCGAGAGTTTTTTCGCCGAAGATCTGGCCGAAGCGATTGCCACTGCCAAGGCCGAGGCCTCAACCCCCTGCGCCGACTACCTGATCGGTACTCCGCACATGTCCGATCATCTTGAGAATGGTTTGGATGCGCTGGGGATATCGGCCGAGGACGTCGAAAATGATCTGATGTAG
- a CDS encoding ChrR family anti-sigma-E factor — MSKSIKHHLTDDLLMAYAAGSLPEAFDLMVATHLSLCDHCRARAGSYDAVGGHVLEEQAESIAMSDTSLAATMALIAKGAPAAKPVRPNCPVLPVPLQDYVGGTVSDIRWRPVGMGVKQAILPTTKDATARLLLIPAGAAVPDHGHHGMELTMVLQGAFSDEVDHFARGDVEIADEDLEHTPLADISEDCICLAVTDAPLKFNKLMPRLFQPFLRI; from the coding sequence ATGAGTAAGTCGATCAAACATCACCTGACAGATGACCTGTTGATGGCATATGCCGCAGGAAGTCTGCCCGAAGCCTTCGACCTGATGGTCGCGACGCATCTGTCTCTGTGCGACCATTGCCGCGCGCGGGCCGGAAGTTATGACGCCGTAGGTGGGCATGTTCTGGAGGAACAGGCAGAATCCATCGCCATGAGTGATACATCTCTGGCCGCGACAATGGCATTAATCGCCAAAGGCGCACCAGCGGCGAAACCTGTGCGTCCGAATTGCCCAGTGTTGCCGGTGCCCTTGCAGGACTATGTCGGCGGGACTGTCTCTGATATCCGCTGGAGACCCGTCGGCATGGGCGTAAAGCAAGCCATCCTGCCGACGACAAAGGATGCGACGGCCCGCTTGCTGCTCATTCCAGCCGGTGCTGCCGTTCCTGATCACGGGCATCATGGAATGGAACTGACGATGGTGCTTCAGGGCGCTTTCTCAGACGAAGTGGATCACTTCGCCCGTGGCGACGTCGAGATCGCAGACGAGGATTTGGAACACACACCTTTGGCGGACATTTCGGAAGATTGCATTTGTCTGGCGGTTACGGATGCACCGTTGAAGTTCAACAAGCTGATGCCGCGCCTGTTCCAGCCCTTCCTGCGTATCTAA
- a CDS encoding DNA recombination protein RmuC, with protein MIQIAGTEMALNDPVLLTVGGVVALILLLLFLSLRAANRSARMAEPLARQMAHLGQHVQQLGQGQEQLRGGLQHVSDTQANAQMQVIQTVEARLASVQQQMNDRLADNAMKSARALAEMQERMKETLHGSSKQTATSLTQLQERLAAIDKAQDNITKLSGDVLSLQDILSNKQRRGMFGEIQLNDIVSKALPADSYSLQATLSNGRRADCLIHLPNPPGPIVIDAKFPLEDFEALAAAQTKVDVDRCLRAFGAAVKVHINAISEKYILDGETADGALMFVPSEAIYAELHARLPDVVREGFAARVWIVSPTTCMATLNTMRAILKDARMREQAGAIRKELGLLHKDVDRLGDRVSNLDRHFGQAAKDISEIKISAEKAGRRAQRLDNFDFEEIETKAETDVVPLARHEG; from the coding sequence ATGATCCAAATTGCAGGCACTGAGATGGCGTTGAATGATCCCGTGTTACTGACCGTGGGTGGCGTGGTGGCATTGATTCTGCTGCTGCTGTTCCTGTCGTTGCGGGCGGCCAACCGCTCGGCCCGGATGGCGGAACCTCTGGCGCGGCAGATGGCGCATCTGGGTCAGCACGTCCAGCAACTGGGCCAGGGACAGGAACAGTTGCGCGGCGGCCTTCAGCATGTCTCGGACACTCAGGCCAACGCGCAGATGCAGGTGATTCAGACGGTCGAGGCGCGTTTGGCTTCGGTCCAGCAGCAGATGAATGACCGGCTGGCGGATAATGCGATGAAATCGGCGCGTGCGCTGGCCGAGATGCAGGAACGGATGAAAGAGACGTTGCATGGCTCGTCGAAACAGACGGCGACCTCGCTGACCCAATTGCAGGAACGTCTGGCCGCCATCGACAAGGCGCAGGACAATATAACCAAACTGTCGGGCGATGTGCTGTCTTTGCAGGATATCCTGTCGAACAAACAGAGGCGCGGGATGTTCGGGGAAATCCAGCTGAACGATATCGTGTCCAAGGCGCTGCCCGCTGACAGTTATTCGCTGCAGGCCACATTGTCGAACGGCAGGCGGGCGGATTGCCTGATTCACCTGCCGAACCCGCCGGGACCGATCGTGATCGACGCAAAATTCCCCTTGGAGGATTTCGAGGCGCTGGCCGCTGCGCAGACGAAGGTGGATGTCGATAGATGCCTGCGGGCATTCGGCGCAGCGGTGAAAGTGCATATCAATGCGATTTCCGAGAAGTACATCCTGGATGGGGAAACCGCGGACGGTGCTTTGATGTTCGTGCCGTCCGAAGCGATTTATGCCGAGCTGCACGCCCGTCTTCCCGACGTTGTACGCGAGGGGTTCGCCGCGCGGGTCTGGATCGTGTCCCCGACCACGTGCATGGCCACGCTGAATACCATGCGGGCGATCCTGAAAGATGCGCGTATGCGTGAACAGGCCGGTGCAATACGCAAAGAGTTGGGGCTGCTGCATAAGGATGTGGACCGCCTGGGTGATCGCGTCTCGAACCTGGATCGTCATTTCGGGCAGGCGGCCAAGGATATCTCAGAGATCAAGATCAGCGCCGAAAAGGCAGGCCGCCGTGCGCAGCGTCTGGACAATTTCGACTTTGAAGAAATCGAGACGAAGGCCGAAACTGACGTTGTGCCCCTTGCGAGACACGAAGGTTGA
- a CDS encoding saccharopine dehydrogenase → MTHLWVRAEQRPNEERVGLTPEGAAALIAAGIRVTVEESHARAIPLDGYKDAGCEIAPENSWPDAPLDAIIFGLKELPEDGTPLPHRHIMFGHAYKGQHSGRKLLERFKAGGGTLYDLEYLVDEGGRRVAAFGYWAGYAGAAVTLKTWAAQQRGGICPPVGVYAGKDALNAELRDELDATGATRPRAIVIGALGRVGTGAADLCEAMGVAVTKWDMAETASGGPFPEILDHDLFLNCVFARPGTPVFVPREALTARRNLTAIGDVACDPDSDYNPVPVYDRATTWEAPALRVATDPVMDVMAIDNLPSMLPVESSEDYATQLLPSLLTLTDLEKGVWGRARDEFNKHV, encoded by the coding sequence ATGACACATCTCTGGGTCCGGGCAGAACAGCGCCCGAACGAAGAACGGGTTGGGCTGACACCGGAAGGTGCCGCCGCGCTGATCGCGGCTGGCATCCGCGTGACGGTCGAGGAAAGCCATGCCCGCGCCATCCCACTGGACGGCTACAAGGACGCTGGCTGCGAGATCGCGCCCGAGAATTCCTGGCCCGATGCCCCGCTGGACGCGATTATCTTCGGCCTAAAGGAGCTGCCCGAAGACGGTACACCCCTGCCCCACCGCCACATCATGTTCGGCCACGCCTACAAAGGCCAGCATTCGGGCCGCAAGCTACTGGAGCGGTTCAAGGCTGGTGGCGGCACGCTTTATGATCTGGAATACCTCGTGGATGAGGGTGGTCGCCGGGTTGCTGCATTCGGGTATTGGGCCGGTTATGCGGGTGCTGCCGTGACGCTCAAGACCTGGGCGGCGCAGCAACGAGGCGGGATATGCCCGCCCGTTGGCGTGTACGCTGGCAAGGATGCGCTGAACGCGGAACTTCGGGATGAGCTTGACGCCACCGGTGCAACGCGCCCGCGCGCCATCGTCATCGGAGCTTTGGGCCGTGTGGGCACCGGTGCCGCAGACCTGTGTGAGGCGATGGGCGTCGCGGTCACCAAATGGGACATGGCCGAGACGGCCAGCGGTGGACCTTTCCCAGAAATCCTTGACCATGATCTGTTCCTGAACTGCGTTTTCGCGCGGCCCGGCACTCCGGTCTTTGTCCCGCGCGAGGCTCTGACAGCCCGCCGCAACCTGACAGCCATCGGCGACGTGGCCTGCGACCCGGACAGCGACTACAACCCGGTGCCCGTCTATGACCGCGCCACCACATGGGAAGCACCCGCCCTTCGCGTGGCCACTGACCCGGTGATGGACGTGATGGCAATCGACAACCTTCCGTCTATGCTGCCGGTTGAAAGCTCGGAAGACTATGCCACGCAGCTTCTGCCGTCCCTGCTGACCCTGACCGATCTGGAAAAGGGTGTCTGGGGTCGCGCGCGGGACGAGTTCAACAAACATGTTTAG
- a CDS encoding histidine phosphatase family protein, with the protein MSHITLVRHGQANTTARDEVSYDRLSDLGHQQARWLGAHLRDTRSHYTRVYCGTLNRHAETAASMDLPNPIRDARLNEIEYFTLAQLFEDQHGVAIPTDREGFVEHLPKTFAAWANGEIENPPETFVEFETRVRDALHEIGTEGGSAIVVTSGGLISMVVRQAMGLDIPSMARVALAIMNTSMHRLHPIGAQLSPVLFNAVPHLEAPDRQFAQTHL; encoded by the coding sequence ATGTCACATATCACATTGGTGCGTCACGGGCAGGCAAACACAACAGCACGGGACGAGGTAAGTTACGACAGGCTCAGCGACTTGGGGCATCAGCAGGCCCGCTGGCTGGGGGCGCATCTGCGTGATACCCGCAGCCATTATACCCGGGTCTATTGCGGCACCCTGAACCGCCACGCCGAGACAGCGGCCAGTATGGACTTGCCCAATCCAATCCGCGACGCACGACTGAACGAGATCGAGTATTTCACGCTGGCGCAATTGTTCGAGGACCAACACGGTGTCGCGATCCCCACGGACCGCGAAGGTTTTGTCGAACATCTGCCCAAAACGTTTGCGGCCTGGGCCAATGGCGAAATCGAGAACCCGCCGGAAACTTTCGTAGAATTCGAGACGCGCGTGCGCGACGCGCTGCACGAGATCGGAACCGAGGGCGGATCGGCCATTGTCGTGACCTCAGGCGGGTTAATTTCGATGGTGGTGCGTCAGGCGATGGGGTTGGATATCCCGTCAATGGCACGGGTGGCCCTTGCCATCATGAACACGTCAATGCATCGTCTGCACCCGATTGGCGCTCAACTGAGCCCGGTTCTTTTCAATGCCGTACCGCATTTGGAAGCCCCTGACCGACAGTTCGCGCAGACCCACCTGTAA